A single Sphingopyxis chilensis DNA region contains:
- a CDS encoding 5'-methylthioadenosine/S-adenosylhomocysteine nucleosidase family protein gives MAHILILAALPEEADALFPGTGERVGGLFAGRRLVVGNHSLSIVTTGLGKVNAALCAGALAGDADILLMTGTCGSLGAAPGAYWIAEALQHDYGANQPGLFRRYRAGEWPIGEAGDAHFSAMADPGLGLPHARIASGDSFVACPDAAADLAALGATLVDMEVGAVAQAAARFALPWAAIKAVTDEANDDSAGDFHANLVRAACAAAHEVERLIAMI, from the coding sequence ATGGCCCATATCCTGATCCTTGCCGCTTTGCCCGAAGAAGCCGACGCGCTGTTTCCCGGCACCGGCGAACGCGTCGGGGGGCTGTTTGCCGGGCGGCGGCTGGTCGTTGGCAACCATAGCCTCTCCATCGTCACCACCGGCCTCGGCAAGGTCAACGCCGCGCTATGCGCCGGCGCGCTCGCCGGCGATGCCGACATACTTCTGATGACCGGCACCTGCGGTTCGCTCGGCGCGGCGCCGGGTGCCTATTGGATCGCCGAGGCGCTGCAGCACGATTATGGCGCCAACCAGCCGGGCCTCTTTCGCCGTTACCGCGCCGGCGAATGGCCGATCGGCGAGGCGGGCGACGCGCATTTTTCGGCGATGGCCGATCCGGGGCTTGGGCTGCCGCACGCGCGGATCGCGAGCGGCGACAGCTTCGTCGCCTGCCCCGATGCGGCCGCCGATCTTGCCGCGCTCGGCGCGACGCTCGTCGACATGGAGGTGGGCGCAGTCGCGCAGGCCGCGGCGCGGTTTGCGCTACCGTGGGCCGCGATCAAGGCGGTCACCGACGAAGCGAACGACGACAGCGCCGGGGACTTCCACGCCAATCTCGTTCGCGCCGCGTGCGCTGCGGCGCACGAGGTCGAGCGGCTGATTGCGATGATCTGA
- a CDS encoding bile acid:sodium symporter family protein — protein sequence MLSRIFPDRFVPVLFATILLASLLPVRGSTVPIAQGLSTAAIIFLFFLNGVRLPRDEVLHGIRNWKLQGSAFAFCFGGMALLGLAAQAAIAPLLPATLALGFLFLGILPSTVQSATAASSLAGGNVAASVVAAALLNLSGVALSPILFALLAGAEGEIHGEAVLRIVSILLVPFVAGQLAQRWLRPWVLAHRGLATLMDRTAIAIAVYVAFSAAVVAGIWSLLDAREMVVLLGAVAVLLALSFGGAWALGGMLGLTRPDRITLLFSGAQKSIAVGAPLAATLFPPAIAGMVLVPILVYHMAQLILSAWIAPALRAEEV from the coding sequence ATGCTGTCCCGCATCTTCCCCGACCGCTTCGTCCCCGTCCTGTTCGCGACGATCCTGCTCGCCAGCCTGCTCCCGGTGCGCGGGAGCACGGTGCCGATCGCGCAGGGCCTGTCGACCGCGGCGATCATCTTCCTCTTTTTCCTCAACGGCGTGCGCCTGCCCCGCGACGAAGTGCTCCACGGCATCCGCAACTGGAAGCTGCAGGGAAGCGCATTCGCTTTCTGTTTCGGCGGCATGGCGCTGCTCGGGCTCGCGGCGCAAGCGGCGATCGCGCCGCTGCTTCCCGCGACGCTGGCGCTCGGTTTCCTGTTCCTCGGCATATTGCCGTCGACGGTCCAGTCGGCGACCGCCGCGTCGAGCCTCGCGGGCGGCAATGTCGCGGCGAGCGTCGTTGCGGCGGCACTGCTCAACCTCAGCGGGGTCGCCCTCTCGCCCATACTGTTTGCGCTGCTCGCGGGCGCCGAAGGCGAGATCCACGGGGAGGCCGTGCTGCGCATCGTCTCGATCCTGCTCGTGCCGTTCGTAGCCGGGCAGCTTGCCCAGCGCTGGCTGCGGCCGTGGGTGCTTGCGCACCGCGGCCTTGCGACCCTCATGGACCGCACCGCGATCGCGATCGCGGTCTATGTCGCCTTTTCGGCGGCGGTGGTCGCGGGTATCTGGAGCCTGCTCGACGCGCGCGAAATGGTCGTCCTACTCGGCGCGGTTGCGGTCCTGCTCGCGCTGTCCTTCGGCGGCGCCTGGGCGCTTGGCGGGATGCTGGGGCTCACCCGCCCCGACCGCATCACTTTGCTCTTCTCGGGCGCGCAAAAGAGCATCGCGGTCGGCGCGCCGCTCGCAGCGACGCTTTTCCCGCCCGCCATCGCCGGCATGGTGCTCGTTCCGATCCTCGTCTATCATATGGCGCAACTGATCCTCTCCGCCTGGATCGCACCGGCGCTCAGGGCGGAAGAGGTGTAG
- a CDS encoding toxic anion resistance protein: protein MSEVTATATATDELKLTPPDPVQSVSPEKAAGLVPLSTEQKSKLGERVDGFIDDLVAQDVNSPAFGQKVDQITNMGRKEMLEAASHSNRFLDRPIRAMDRDTDIGQNLIELRTTVERLDPSANGKLISKRGFLDKIFGGKINNYFAQYRSAQTHIGGILTALSNGKDELLMDNAAIDVERRKMWESMGKLEQMVHIAQTLDEKLEAKANELDGVDPAKAKVLRENALFYARQRTQDLLTQMAVTVQGYLALDLVKKNNVELVKGVDRASTTTVGALKTAITVAQAMTNQKLVLEQITALNTTTANIIDGTSKMLKDNTARIHEQAASSTIPMETLQRAFQNIYDTMDAIDTFKLKALDSMKTTVNALEGEVAKSKGYIARAEGAAQAQASVGGADSPLASLEG, encoded by the coding sequence ATGAGCGAAGTGACCGCGACGGCAACCGCAACCGACGAGCTGAAGCTGACCCCGCCCGACCCCGTACAGTCGGTTTCGCCCGAAAAGGCCGCCGGCCTCGTGCCGCTGTCGACCGAACAAAAGTCAAAGCTTGGCGAACGCGTCGACGGCTTCATCGACGACCTTGTCGCGCAGGACGTCAATTCGCCCGCTTTCGGGCAAAAGGTCGACCAGATCACCAACATGGGTCGCAAGGAAATGCTGGAGGCGGCGAGCCATTCGAACCGCTTCCTGGATCGCCCGATCCGCGCGATGGACCGCGATACCGACATCGGCCAGAATCTGATCGAGCTGCGCACCACCGTCGAGCGGCTCGACCCGTCGGCGAACGGCAAGCTTATCTCGAAGCGCGGCTTTCTCGACAAGATCTTCGGCGGCAAGATCAACAATTATTTCGCGCAGTACCGCAGCGCGCAGACGCATATCGGCGGCATCCTGACCGCGCTCTCCAACGGCAAGGACGAGCTGCTGATGGACAATGCGGCGATCGACGTCGAGCGTCGCAAGATGTGGGAATCGATGGGCAAGCTCGAACAGATGGTTCATATCGCCCAGACGCTCGACGAAAAACTCGAAGCCAAGGCGAACGAACTCGACGGCGTCGATCCGGCTAAGGCCAAGGTGCTACGCGAGAATGCGCTCTTCTATGCCCGTCAGCGCACGCAGGATCTGCTGACCCAGATGGCGGTGACGGTGCAGGGCTATCTCGCGCTCGACCTCGTCAAGAAGAATAATGTCGAGCTGGTGAAGGGGGTCGACCGCGCCTCGACCACCACGGTCGGCGCGCTCAAGACTGCGATCACCGTCGCGCAAGCAATGACCAACCAGAAACTGGTGCTCGAGCAGATCACCGCGCTCAACACCACCACCGCGAACATCATCGACGGCACGTCGAAGATGTTGAAGGACAACACCGCGCGCATCCACGAACAGGCGGCGTCGAGCACGATCCCGATGGAAACGCTCCAGCGCGCGTTCCAGAATATCTATGACACGATGGACGCGATCGACACCTTCAAGCTGAAGGCGCTCGACAGCATGAAGACAACGGTCAACGCGCTTGAGGGCGAAGTCGCGAAGTCGAAAGGTTATATCGCGCGCGCCGAAGGCGCCGCGCAGGCGCAGGCGAGCGTCGGTGGTGCCGACAGCCCGCTCGCATCGCTCGAAGGCTAA
- a CDS encoding YqiJ family protein translates to MLDQFLAPENIVFSSALLLMLLIGAVQAIGLAGDIDADLHGDTDGDIGVADTLLAWAGIGRVPFLMWLVLFLALFGALGLGLQHLMTALTGGPGSNLLMVPVTAVAALPVAGGAARLVAHILPGLETTAIERNDLVGLYAEISIGTARVGHPARACVTDPHGQPHQIMVEPDSADQVFQTGESVLLVKREGEIFKAFTRGDFYLPRLD, encoded by the coding sequence ATGCTCGACCAGTTCCTCGCGCCCGAAAATATCGTCTTCAGCTCCGCGCTGTTGCTGATGCTGCTGATCGGCGCCGTGCAGGCGATCGGGCTCGCGGGCGATATCGACGCCGACCTGCACGGCGATACCGATGGCGACATCGGCGTCGCCGACACGCTGCTCGCCTGGGCCGGCATCGGCCGCGTGCCTTTCCTGATGTGGCTGGTACTCTTTCTTGCGTTGTTCGGGGCGCTGGGACTTGGGCTGCAGCATTTGATGACCGCGCTGACCGGCGGCCCCGGCAGCAATCTGCTGATGGTTCCGGTCACCGCCGTCGCCGCGCTTCCCGTTGCCGGCGGCGCGGCGCGCCTTGTCGCGCACATTCTCCCCGGCCTCGAAACCACCGCAATCGAACGCAACGACCTCGTCGGTCTCTATGCCGAGATCAGCATTGGCACAGCGCGCGTCGGCCATCCCGCCCGCGCGTGCGTCACCGACCCCCACGGCCAGCCACACCAGATCATGGTCGAACCCGACAGCGCCGACCAGGTTTTCCAGACCGGAGAGAGCGTGCTGCTCGTAAAACGTGAAGGTGAGATCTTCAAAGCCTTCACACGAGGCGATTTTTATTTACCGCGCCTCGACTGA
- a CDS encoding flotillin family protein, which translates to MIEIAIYAGIGLAALLILGLIVTRLYHRATKEIAFVRTGFRGERVIMNGGALVLPVLHETMPVNMNTVRLAVERKNVDALITLDRLRIDVKAEFYVRVRPDAGAIGMAAQTLGLRTMNPEALKDLVEGKFVDALRSVAAGMTMNQLHEQRADFVQKVQQVSSNDLSMNGLELESVSLTGLDQTSIEHFNANNAFDAEGLTKLTEQIELRKKARNDIEQDTRVQIETKNLEADKRSFEISRDNEFARLEQEREVEMRRAGQAAEIAREQAQRNQEAEGARIQAKQLVDAKQIEADRAIEEARIAQEQAIELARQEQQILIQNKSREESQARGEADAARAIAVAAEEQVATARETEVAERSKRIELIEAAKEAERQAISVKVEAEAEKEAAANRAAALRLEAEGEAEAEKLRAEAARIRFEVEAAGQRAINEAANLLSSDQISLQTKMALLKVLPEVVREAAKPMEAIDSIKIIQVDGINQSGGPTAAGGANGDNGNLASNAVSAALAYRAQAPVIDSLMKELGFDGGSLDALVKGATAAEPATPPAIAATTRGRKPRPSAPAASEGEDSEEDA; encoded by the coding sequence ATGATTGAAATTGCGATTTACGCCGGCATCGGGCTTGCCGCGCTCCTGATATTGGGATTGATTGTCACGCGGCTTTATCATCGCGCGACCAAGGAAATTGCCTTCGTCCGCACGGGGTTTCGCGGTGAACGCGTCATCATGAACGGCGGCGCGCTGGTCCTGCCGGTGCTACACGAAACGATGCCGGTGAACATGAACACCGTCCGGCTCGCGGTCGAACGCAAGAATGTCGACGCGCTGATCACGCTCGATCGCCTGCGCATCGACGTAAAGGCGGAATTCTACGTCCGCGTCCGCCCCGATGCGGGCGCGATCGGGATGGCCGCACAGACGCTCGGACTGCGCACGATGAACCCCGAGGCGCTAAAGGATCTTGTCGAGGGCAAGTTCGTCGACGCGCTGCGCTCGGTCGCGGCGGGCATGACGATGAACCAGCTGCACGAACAGCGTGCCGACTTCGTGCAGAAGGTGCAGCAGGTCAGTTCGAACGATTTGTCGATGAACGGGCTCGAACTCGAATCGGTGTCGCTCACCGGGCTCGATCAGACGTCGATCGAGCATTTCAACGCCAACAACGCCTTCGACGCCGAGGGGCTGACCAAGCTGACCGAGCAGATCGAGCTGCGCAAGAAGGCGCGCAACGACATCGAGCAGGACACGCGCGTCCAGATCGAGACCAAGAATCTCGAGGCCGACAAGCGCAGCTTCGAGATTTCGCGCGACAATGAATTCGCGCGGCTGGAACAGGAACGCGAAGTCGAGATGCGCCGCGCCGGGCAAGCGGCGGAGATTGCCCGCGAGCAGGCACAGCGCAATCAGGAAGCCGAAGGCGCACGTATCCAGGCCAAGCAGCTGGTCGACGCCAAGCAGATCGAGGCCGATCGCGCGATCGAGGAAGCGCGCATCGCGCAGGAACAGGCGATCGAACTCGCGCGGCAGGAACAGCAGATCCTGATCCAGAACAAGAGCCGCGAAGAAAGCCAGGCGCGCGGGGAAGCCGACGCCGCGCGCGCGATCGCCGTCGCCGCCGAGGAGCAGGTCGCGACCGCACGCGAAACCGAGGTCGCGGAGCGTTCGAAGCGCATCGAGCTGATCGAGGCCGCCAAGGAAGCCGAGCGGCAGGCCATCTCGGTAAAAGTCGAAGCCGAAGCCGAAAAGGAGGCCGCGGCGAACCGCGCTGCCGCCCTCCGGCTCGAAGCCGAGGGGGAGGCCGAGGCCGAAAAGCTGCGCGCCGAAGCTGCGCGCATCCGCTTCGAGGTCGAGGCTGCCGGCCAGCGCGCGATCAACGAAGCCGCGAACCTCCTCTCGTCGGACCAAATTTCGTTGCAAACCAAGATGGCGCTGCTCAAGGTTCTTCCCGAGGTCGTGCGCGAGGCCGCGAAGCCGATGGAGGCGATCGATTCGATCAAGATCATCCAGGTCGATGGAATCAACCAGAGCGGCGGCCCGACTGCTGCGGGGGGAGCGAACGGCGACAATGGCAACCTCGCGAGCAACGCGGTATCGGCCGCGCTCGCCTATCGCGCGCAGGCGCCGGTGATCGACAGCCTGATGAAGGAACTCGGCTTCGACGGCGGTTCGCTCGACGCGCTGGTCAAGGGCGCCACCGCGGCAGAGCCGGCGACGCCGCCCGCGATTGCCGCGACGACGCGCGGCCGCAAGCCGCGCCCGAGCGCGCCCGCCGCGTCGGAAGGCGAAGACAGCGAGGAAGACGCCTGA
- a CDS encoding RNA polymerase sigma factor: MRAFLSRAAGCDADDLAQETFVRAWQRAGEYRGQGSYAAWVMGIGWRLFLDQRRTARRREGLAAGEEVTTATDPRPASDAAIDADRLLAALAPQERAALTLCFGHGWSHGEAAAIMGVPLGTLKSLVLRARAKAQKMIGEGADR, from the coding sequence TTGCGCGCCTTTCTGTCCCGCGCCGCCGGCTGCGACGCCGACGATCTGGCGCAGGAAACCTTCGTCCGCGCGTGGCAGCGCGCGGGCGAATATCGGGGGCAGGGGAGTTATGCGGCCTGGGTCATGGGGATCGGCTGGCGGCTGTTCCTCGACCAGCGGCGCACCGCGCGGCGGCGCGAGGGGCTGGCGGCGGGTGAGGAGGTGACGACCGCGACCGATCCGCGCCCCGCAAGCGACGCCGCGATCGACGCCGACCGGCTGCTCGCTGCGCTCGCACCGCAGGAACGCGCCGCGCTCACCTTATGCTTCGGCCATGGCTGGTCGCACGGCGAGGCGGCCGCGATCATGGGGGTGCCGCTCGGCACGCTCAAATCGCTCGTCTTGCGCGCGCGCGCCAAGGCGCAGAAGATGATCGGCGAAGGAGCGGATCGATGA
- a CDS encoding LytR/AlgR family response regulator transcription factor, with amino-acid sequence MTISVLTVDDEPLALRRLELILAKLADVEHVGSASGCRDAIEKIADLRPEIVLLDIKMRDGTGFDVLNRLPEDCAPGVIFTTAFDHFAVRAFEAHAIDYILKPIEPSRLRAALDRSRDRLAAVDASEQIAQMRAVIDDLRAGYHEQGVQQGDDELWLRGTAGVLTCIRRGDIDMITAEDDYVRLHTASASYLLRGSIKAAQADLDLAEEEFVRVHRRALLRRSSIASVRRSTEKGVRVILRNGTDVGAGRVYAKKLLRSLAAVG; translated from the coding sequence ATGACGATATCGGTGCTGACCGTGGACGATGAGCCGCTCGCGCTCCGGCGGCTCGAGTTGATTCTCGCGAAGCTTGCCGACGTTGAGCATGTGGGTTCGGCGAGCGGTTGTCGCGACGCGATCGAGAAGATTGCCGACCTCAGGCCCGAAATTGTGCTGCTCGACATCAAGATGCGCGACGGAACGGGTTTCGACGTCCTGAACCGGCTACCCGAAGATTGCGCGCCGGGCGTCATTTTCACGACGGCATTCGATCATTTCGCCGTTCGCGCGTTCGAGGCCCATGCCATCGATTATATCTTGAAGCCGATCGAACCGTCCCGGTTGCGTGCGGCGCTCGACCGGTCGCGCGACCGGCTCGCCGCGGTCGACGCAAGCGAGCAGATTGCCCAGATGCGCGCCGTGATCGACGATTTGCGCGCGGGCTATCACGAGCAGGGGGTGCAACAAGGCGACGACGAATTGTGGTTGCGCGGAACCGCGGGCGTGCTGACATGCATCCGGCGCGGCGATATCGACATGATTACCGCCGAGGATGATTATGTCCGGCTGCACACGGCGTCCGCATCCTATCTGCTCCGCGGGTCGATCAAGGCGGCTCAGGCCGATCTCGACCTTGCCGAAGAAGAGTTCGTCCGCGTGCATCGCCGCGCGCTGTTGCGGCGGAGTTCGATTGCAAGCGTGCGGCGGTCGACCGAAAAAGGCGTGCGCGTGATCCTGCGAAATGGCACCGATGTCGGAGCAGGCCGGGTCTACGCCAAGAAATTGCTGCGCTCGCTCGCGGCGGTAGGCTGA
- a CDS encoding sensor histidine kinase, producing the protein MNQVAAFPSTGVYELALASRSGRLERQRRQAILWLTGVFWGLHTLALWTADLLDQHPHLLRATAVRLLLMAVGLALCFGIHVILQELGRRSWRQKAPIVFVASLVAAELFAWCTYFGLVYAKGEPIHVAIEGGVVIRTLVPWTWFFLAWVGLYLAVQYSFEARAEERRSAQLRTMAQSAKLQALHYQINPHFLFNSFNSVSALILDGRAEDANAMVERLASFFRVNLATNPDVDISLAEEIALQATYLEIEQTRYPDLSIRIDLPPALGRAAVPAFILQPLVENAVKHGAGTTSAGDAWIAISARQDEDRLEIMVENSCSPSALRPGVCGTHTGLRNVRDRLSNRFGVDAKLSTKRLPAPCFRATIELPLGYVG; encoded by the coding sequence ATGAACCAGGTTGCGGCCTTTCCATCAACCGGCGTCTACGAACTGGCCCTTGCCAGTCGATCAGGCCGCCTCGAACGCCAGCGTCGGCAAGCGATCCTCTGGCTGACCGGCGTCTTCTGGGGCCTGCACACGCTGGCGCTGTGGACCGCCGACCTGCTCGACCAGCATCCGCACCTGCTGCGGGCGACCGCCGTGCGCCTCCTGCTTATGGCGGTCGGTCTCGCCCTGTGCTTCGGCATTCACGTGATTTTGCAGGAGCTGGGGCGGCGGTCTTGGCGCCAAAAGGCGCCGATCGTCTTCGTCGCCTCGCTCGTCGCGGCTGAATTGTTCGCCTGGTGCACCTATTTCGGCCTGGTTTATGCAAAGGGAGAGCCGATCCACGTCGCGATCGAAGGCGGCGTGGTGATCCGCACCCTCGTCCCATGGACCTGGTTTTTCCTGGCGTGGGTCGGGCTTTATCTCGCCGTGCAATATAGTTTCGAGGCGCGCGCGGAGGAGCGACGCTCGGCGCAGCTTCGCACGATGGCGCAATCGGCCAAGCTCCAGGCGCTCCACTACCAGATCAATCCGCATTTTCTGTTCAACAGCTTCAACTCGGTATCGGCGTTAATCCTCGACGGCCGGGCCGAGGATGCCAATGCGATGGTCGAGCGGTTGGCGAGTTTCTTTCGCGTCAACCTCGCCACCAATCCCGACGTTGATATTTCGCTGGCGGAGGAGATCGCGCTTCAGGCGACCTATCTGGAAATCGAGCAGACGCGATATCCCGACCTGAGCATCCGGATCGATTTGCCGCCGGCGCTCGGCCGCGCGGCAGTCCCGGCCTTCATTTTGCAGCCGCTGGTCGAGAATGCTGTCAAGCACGGCGCGGGAACAACCAGCGCCGGAGACGCCTGGATTGCGATCTCGGCGCGGCAAGACGAGGACCGGCTCGAGATCATGGTCGAAAACAGCTGCTCGCCATCCGCGCTTCGTCCGGGCGTTTGCGGCACGCATACCGGACTCCGCAACGTCCGCGACCGGCTGTCCAACCGCTTTGGTGTCGACGCGAAATTATCGACCAAGCGGCTGCCCGCTCCCTGCTTTCGCGCCACGATTGAACTGCCGCTGGGATATGTCGGATGA
- a CDS encoding TonB-dependent receptor domain-containing protein, with the protein MLGKFRPRHYLLSTTLLGSAACISPAYAQDAPGEETTIEDSSPIVVTGSRIQNPNLDQSSPVQVVGETEIGLRQATNAEELIGDLPGVSPGANSAVNNGGAGFASLNLRGVGTNRNLVLLDGTRLVPSSLLSETDLNIIPVALIERAEIVTGGASSVYGADAIAGVANFITKRDFAGVELASTVGITERGDGARYRFDVTVGANFDDGRGNAVLSVGYQKVEPVLQGGRAVSRDTYFLDGSLVGSGTTTPTRINNRIYNPADGALRDYVGSRDAYNFAPANYFQTPLERYNLFGAAQYEVADGIEVYAKGMFTRSKVQLSLASSGMFGDTWQLPLNNPFLPDAVRSEVCASNAISAADCAAAGAATSPNDPAYREVATVINRRFIEAGPRIRNLTTNQFQLWAGVRGSITDSIKFDVYGLHGESDRKNSNINWGLKSRVQQALRANSTTECADPSNGCVPINLFGDGTDISDEAIAFFNQPAGSTVSTRLSVVSGSISGELGNFLAGETPIGFALGAEYRKYGAEQVSDVAFGTQDEVLGTGAPSPSFSGAYDVKEIFGELIVPIVEDVPGIYSLTAEAGIRLSDYSNTGTSTTWKAGGTWEPFRGYKIRGIYQHSVRSPNISELFTPITTGLANLAEDPCQGSNPVGNAALTAICIAQGAPAGTIGNIPAPSSGQINQTAGGNPDLDVETADSYTLGLVVTPPQLPGLAITADYYHIKITDAITLPTPSDVFGPCFEEGDAAACALIRRNPLNGSLNGGGDTPGQIALLTNQGTITTSGVDLRINYGLPTGFGRLNFDLSGNWTEQSKFQASPTSINRECVGQYSTNCGFFAGEITPKYSFNLRATAQIDDFGDISLLWRWLDGSDYERILDADGIEPDYLHIPSYSYFDLTYRAKVADIFTLTLSVQNLLDKDPPLVSNYVGTTALNSGNTYPTTYDVLGRRYSLTASMRF; encoded by the coding sequence ATGTTGGGTAAGTTTCGACCGCGTCACTATCTGCTTTCGACAACATTGCTCGGAAGCGCCGCTTGTATATCGCCGGCCTATGCGCAGGACGCGCCTGGCGAGGAGACGACAATCGAAGATTCGTCGCCGATCGTCGTCACCGGTTCGCGCATCCAGAACCCCAATCTCGACCAGTCGAGCCCCGTCCAGGTCGTGGGCGAGACCGAAATCGGGTTGCGCCAGGCAACCAACGCCGAAGAGCTGATCGGCGATCTGCCGGGCGTGTCCCCCGGTGCCAACAGCGCGGTCAACAATGGCGGCGCGGGCTTCGCTTCGCTTAACCTGCGCGGCGTCGGCACCAACCGCAACCTCGTGCTGCTCGACGGGACGCGGCTCGTGCCATCGTCGCTGCTCAGCGAAACCGACCTCAATATCATTCCCGTCGCGCTGATCGAACGCGCCGAGATTGTGACCGGTGGCGCCTCGTCGGTCTATGGCGCCGACGCGATCGCCGGCGTTGCGAACTTCATCACCAAGCGCGATTTCGCCGGCGTCGAGCTCGCCAGCACGGTCGGTATCACCGAGCGCGGCGACGGCGCGCGCTATCGCTTCGACGTGACGGTCGGGGCCAATTTCGACGACGGCCGTGGCAACGCGGTGCTGAGCGTGGGCTACCAGAAGGTCGAGCCGGTGCTGCAAGGGGGCCGCGCCGTTTCGCGCGACACCTATTTCCTCGACGGCAGCCTGGTCGGTTCGGGGACGACGACGCCGACGCGCATCAACAACCGTATCTACAATCCCGCCGACGGCGCGCTGCGCGATTATGTGGGGTCGCGCGATGCCTATAATTTCGCGCCCGCCAATTATTTCCAGACCCCGCTCGAGCGCTATAATCTGTTCGGGGCCGCGCAATATGAAGTCGCCGACGGCATCGAAGTCTATGCCAAGGGCATGTTCACCCGATCGAAGGTGCAGCTCAGCCTCGCCTCGTCGGGAATGTTCGGCGACACGTGGCAGTTGCCGCTGAACAACCCGTTCCTGCCCGACGCGGTGCGGTCGGAGGTTTGCGCGTCGAACGCGATCTCGGCCGCCGACTGCGCCGCCGCCGGCGCCGCGACCAGCCCGAACGATCCCGCCTATCGCGAGGTCGCGACGGTGATCAACCGCCGCTTCATCGAGGCCGGGCCCCGCATTCGCAACCTGACGACCAACCAGTTCCAGCTATGGGCCGGGGTTCGCGGGTCGATCACCGATTCGATCAAGTTCGACGTCTATGGCCTCCATGGCGAATCGGATCGCAAGAACAGCAATATCAACTGGGGTCTGAAATCGCGCGTGCAGCAGGCGCTGCGCGCGAACAGTACGACGGAGTGCGCCGATCCGTCGAACGGGTGCGTGCCGATCAATCTCTTCGGCGACGGCACCGACATTTCGGACGAGGCGATCGCCTTCTTCAACCAGCCGGCGGGATCGACGGTGAGCACGCGCCTGTCGGTCGTCAGCGGCAGCATCTCGGGCGAGCTGGGCAATTTCCTTGCCGGGGAAACGCCGATCGGTTTTGCGCTGGGCGCCGAATATCGCAAATATGGCGCCGAGCAGGTTTCGGACGTCGCCTTCGGGACGCAGGACGAGGTGCTCGGCACGGGCGCGCCGTCGCCCTCCTTTTCGGGCGCCTATGACGTGAAGGAAATCTTCGGCGAACTCATCGTGCCGATCGTCGAGGATGTGCCCGGCATCTACAGCCTGACCGCCGAAGCGGGCATTCGCCTGTCGGATTATTCGAACACGGGCACGAGCACGACGTGGAAGGCCGGCGGTACGTGGGAACCGTTCCGCGGCTACAAAATCCGCGGCATTTATCAGCATTCGGTGCGGTCGCCGAATATTTCGGAACTCTTCACGCCGATCACCACCGGCTTGGCGAACCTTGCCGAGGATCCGTGCCAGGGTTCCAATCCGGTCGGCAACGCCGCGCTCACCGCGATCTGCATCGCGCAGGGCGCGCCGGCGGGCACGATCGGCAATATTCCGGCGCCTTCGTCGGGCCAGATCAACCAGACGGCCGGCGGCAACCCGGACCTCGACGTCGAAACCGCCGATTCCTATACGCTGGGGCTGGTCGTGACGCCGCCGCAGCTGCCCGGGCTCGCGATCACCGCAGACTATTATCATATCAAGATCACCGACGCGATCACGCTGCCGACGCCCAGCGACGTCTTCGGCCCCTGTTTCGAAGAGGGCGATGCGGCGGCCTGCGCGCTCATCCGCCGCAATCCGCTCAACGGCTCGCTGAACGGGGGGGGCGATACGCCGGGACAGATCGCACTGCTGACCAATCAGGGAACGATCACGACATCGGGCGTCGACCTGCGGATCAACTACGGCTTGCCCACCGGGTTCGGGCGGCTGAATTTCGACCTTTCGGGCAATTGGACCGAGCAGTCGAAATTCCAGGCCTCGCCGACCAGCATCAATCGTGAATGCGTCGGGCAATACAGCACGAACTGCGGTTTCTTCGCCGGCGAAATCACACCGAAATACAGCTTCAACCTGCGGGCGACGGCGCAGATCGACGATTTCGGCGACATTTCGCTGCTGTGGCGCTGGCTCGACGGTTCCGATTATGAGCGGATTCTGGACGCCGACGGGATCGAACCCGACTATCTGCATATCCCGAGCTACAGCTATTTCGACCTTACGTACCGCGCCAAGGTCGCCGATATTTTCACGCTCACGCTGTCGGTCCAGAACCTGCTCGACAAGGACCCGCCGCTCGTCAGCAACTATGTCGGAACGACGGCGCTCAACTCGGGGAACACCTATCCGACGACCTATGACGTCCTTGGACGGCGTTACAGCCTGACCGCGAGCATGCGTTTTTAG